One stretch of Euwallacea similis isolate ESF13 chromosome 6, ESF131.1, whole genome shotgun sequence DNA includes these proteins:
- the Ca-Ma2d gene encoding voltage-dependent calcium channel subunit alpha-2/delta-3 isoform X5 has protein sequence MHWVDKTEIKYLFDCRIRTWFIEAATCTKDVVILIDNSGSMDGMGKHIASLTANSILDTFSNNDFVNVMNYSETTNYIVPCFENNLIQATKENIHVFKDAIARLLPNGKTKLDQALEKAFGLLSTYRARRGCINENSTKCNQAIMILTDGVNANYSQTVMKHNHLNGGDSIPVRIFTYLIGQEVSNEEELKWMACANRGFYTHVQSLEQVTASVLQYIYVVARPLVLQGEDHPVSWTHAYADVTYDDKTDMTINEPYRLLTSAAIPCFDRKINKMNDTRTAELLGVAGTDVPIDEFRKLTRPYKIGVNGYAFIISNNGYVLMHPALRPVFEGTEKENYNSIDLTEVEQHAGDSLPRQMSETVLQLRSALVGGLEGSIHNILLSYHFDDNRRVSEETYDYYYTHLDKSPFSLAIAIPNRYGNYSLDVGDEIQKNRHTGENLTSFFKGKWKVHPKWVYCRYHYLEGHEFKTPEEELIHFLGKMYDMDFKWERQYETPDSEEDILDKVECGRKTLEDDDYYCDKQLVQRLIFDARNTYEPFKERWTFQSTSEKNLFDKYNVTLRFVATMSGLTRWDYIYDDYAKSKTKGKEFGDLNPRAIDERWYKSAVLQHQYDTESFVYSVPFVGGNDTLVTGSYAIFAKDAGIEAPGSVVGFQFSQANLQAKFLEVSTRPSNQCFNKCKKCGEQLVCYVVDSSGYVIVSESNDTGKFFGEIEGDIFASMLREKIFIMKTLYDYQALCILNSTDEASSSTRIATPISVLTSVIQWILLRIFHTITELSFFQVIEPFVTFAQEIIDNEYQKDDDAEVENENEEENDDEKHSNEDHEDEDGDDDEEVDETSPVVNPANKLFSCENRINLFILQQSLFIKDNFHGELIAVDRKYYVKRIPNSNLIFVAADVQTKGVVKPRFTTNPERISKIPVWTYEEMNDTLLPCQKLYLNSLPRRRLSGCYNEHYLEYEIESCGRASPMTPITLSLVFFLTILNFITMM, from the exons ATGCATTGGGTAGACAAAACAGAAATCAAGTACTTATTTGATTGTCGGATTCGCACCTGGTTTATTGAAGCCGCAACATGCACTAAAGACGTTGTTATTCTTATTGATAATTCCGGCTCTATGGacg gTATGGGCAAGCACATAGCTTCGCTCACAGCAAACAGCATCTTGGATACTTTCTCCAATAACGACTTCGTCAATGTAATGAACTACTCAGAAACCACAAATTATATAGTACCATGTTTTGAGAACAATCTGATTCAAGCCACCAAGGAAAATATCCACGTATTTAAAGACGCTATTGCCAGACTACTCCCAAATGGCAAGACTAAACTTGATCAGGCCTTGGAGAAGGCTTTTGGGCTGCTCAGCACG TATCGAGCTAGACGAGGATGTATCAATGAGAACAGCACCAAGTGTAACCAAGCTATAATGATATTAACAGACGGAGTTAATGCTAACTACAGTCAAACTGTGATGAAACACAACCATTTAAACGGGGGTGATAGCATTCCTGTTAGAATATTTACTTATCTCATTGGCCAGGAAGTCAGCAATGAGGAGGAGCTAAAGTGGATGGCTTGTGCTAATAGAG GCTTCTACACACATGTGCAATCATTAGAACAAGTTACAGCTTCAGTATTGCAATATATTTACGTTGTGGCTAGACCTCTGGTATTGCAAGGAGAAGATCATCCAGTTTCGTGGACTCATGCCTATGCAGATGTGACC TATGATGACAAAACTGACATGACCATAAATGAACCTTATAGGCTCTTAACTTCAGCAGCCATTCCGTGctttgatagaaaaattaataaaatgaacgATACTAGGACTGCGGAGCTGTTGGGCGTTGCTGGAACCGATGTTCCAATAGATGAGTTTAGAAAACTTACTCGTCCTTACAAG ATTGGGGTAAACGGCTATGCTTTCATTATCAGTAACAACGGTTACGTCTTGATGCATCCAGCATTGAGGCCTGTTTTTGAAGgaactgaaaaagaaaactatAACAGCATAGATTTAACTGAAGTAGAGCAGCACGCTGGTGATAGTCTACCTCGTCAGATGAGTGAAACTGTGCTACAACTTCGGTCAGCATTAGTTGGTGGTTTGGAAGGCAGTATTCATAACATTTTACTCAGTTACCACTTTGATGACAATAGAAGGGTATCAGAGGAAACCTATGACTATTACTACACACATTTAGACAAATCTCCCTTTTCACTTGCTATTGCCATCCCCAATCGTTACGGGAACTACTCTTTAGATGTAGGGGATGAGATTCAGAAGAATAGACATACTGGGGAAAATCTTACGTCGTTTTTCAAGGGCAAATGGAAAGTGCACCCTAAATG GGTGTATTGCAGATATCATTATTTAGAGGGACATGAATTTAAAACCCCCGAGGAGGAACTTATTCACTTTTTGGGGAAAATGTATGACATGGACTTTAAATGGGAGCGTCAATATGAAACTCCGGATTCAGAAGAAGACATTTTGGATAAGG ttgaatgtggcaggAAAACTCTGGAAGATGACGACTATTACTGCGATAAACAGCTAGTACAACGACTCATATTCGATGCCCGGAACACATATGAACCTTTTAAGGAGAGATGGACATTCCAATCAACGTcagaaaagaatttatttgataagTACAATGTCACTCTTAGATTTGTAGCCACCATGAGCGGCCTTACGAGATGGGACTACATTTATGACGATTACGCTAAATCCAAGACAAAAGGAAA AGAGTTCGGCGACCTGAATCCCAGGGCCATAGACGAAAGATGGTACAAAAGTGCGGTACTACAACATCAATATGACACAGAATCCTTTGTCTATTCCGTACCGTTTGTTGGTGGTAATGACACGCTTGTAACTGGAAGTTACGCAATATTTGCTAAAGATGCAGGGATTGAAGCCCCAGGATCTGTAGTGGGGTTCCAATTCTCTCAAGCCAATCTACAGGCCAAATTCCTGGAAGTATCTACAAGACCCTCA AATCAGTGCTTTAATAAATGTAAGAAATGCGGGGAACAACTGGTGTGTTACGTAGTTGACAGTTCTGGCTATGTCATAGTGTCAGAATCAAATGACACTGGTAAGTTTTTTGGAGAAATCGAAGGAGACATTTTCGCCTCTATGCTCAGGGAGAAAATCTTTATTATGAAGACGCTTTATGATTACCAGGCCTTGTGTATTTTAAATAGTACTGACGAAGCTAGTTCTAGCACTCGCATTGCTACT CCAATTTCTGTTTTGACATCAGTAATCCAGTGGATTCTGCTCAGGATATTTCACACTATTACAGAGCTGagtttttttcaagttatagAACCTTTTGTGACTTTTGCCCAGGAGATTATTGATAATGAATATCAAAAAGATGACGATGCTGAAGTAGAGAATGAGAACGAGGAAGAAAATGATGATGAAAAGCATAGTAATGAAGATCACGAAGATGAAGACGGAGACGATGATGAAGAAGTCGACGAGACATCCCCTGTTGTCAATCCCgcaaacaaacttttttcctgTGAAAATAGAATCAACTTGTTCATCTTGCAACAATCTCTTTTCATTAAAGACAACTTTCATGGAGAGTTGATAGCTGTGGACCG GAAATATTATGTAAAACGCATACCCAATAGCAACTTGATATTCGTCGCTGCAGATGTCCAAACGAAAGGAGTTGTGAAACCACGGTTTACAACAAACCCTGAAAGAATATCGAAAATTCCTGTGTGGACTTATGAAGAGATGAATGATACTCTTTTGCCTTGCcagaaattatatttgaacTCTCTTCCGCGAAGGAGACTCAGTGGATGTTATAATGAACACTATTTG GAATATGAAATTGAATCTTGCGGGAGGGCATCACCAATGACTCCAATAACAttaagtttagttttttttctcactatcttaaattttatcaCAATGATGTAA
- the Ca-Ma2d gene encoding voltage-dependent calcium channel subunit alpha-2/delta-3 isoform X4, with amino-acid sequence MYMTKKTRLLKPSNGQKHWIKYSRRIISQIQLYLGNTLEALLELCDIIQVAMHWVDKTEIKYLFDCRIRTWFIEAATCTKDVVILIDNSGSMDGMGKHIASLTANSILDTFSNNDFVNVMNYSETTNYIVPCFENNLIQATKENIHVFKDAIARLLPNGKTKLDQALEKAFGLLSTYRARRGCINENSTKCNQAIMILTDGVNANYSQTVMKHNHLNGGDSIPVRIFTYLIGQEVSNEEELKWMACANRGFYTHVQSLEQVTASVLQYIYVVARPLVLQGEDHPVSWTHAYADVTYDDKTDMTINEPYRLLTSAAIPCFDRKINKMNDTRTAELLGVAGTDVPIDEFRKLTRPYKIGVNGYAFIISNNGYVLMHPALRPVFEGTEKENYNSIDLTEVEQHAGDSLPRQMSETVLQLRSALVGGLEGSIHNILLSYHFDDNRRVSEETYDYYYTHLDKSPFSLAIAIPNRYGNYSLDVGDEIQKNRHTGENLTSFFKGKWKVHPKWVYCRYHYLEGHEFKTPEEELIHFLGKMYDMDFKWERQYETPDSEEDILDKVECGRKTLEDDDYYCDKQLVQRLIFDARNTYEPFKERWTFQSTSEKNLFDKYNVTLRFVATMSGLTRWDYIYDDYAKSKTKGKEFGDLNPRAIDERWYKSAVLQHQYDTESFVYSVPFVGGNDTLVTGSYAIFAKDAGIEAPGSVVGFQFSQANLQAKFLEVSTRPSNQCFNKCKKCGEQLVCYVVDSSGYVIVSESNDTGKFFGEIEGDIFASMLREKIFIMKTLYDYQALCILNSTDEASSSTRIATPISVLTSVIQWILLRIFHTITELSFFQVIEPFVTFAQEIIDNEYQKDDDAEVENENEEENDDEKHSNEDHEDEDGDDDEEVDETSPVVNPANKLFSCENRINLFILQQSLFIKDNFHGELIAVDRKYYVKRIPNSNLIFVAADVQTKGVVKPRFTTNPERISKIPVWTYEEMNDTLLPCQKLYLNSLPRRRLSGCYNEHYLEYEIESCGRASPMTPITLSLVFFLTILNFITMM; translated from the exons ATGTATATGACAAAG AAGACAAGGCTGCTGAAGCCATCCAATGGTCAGAAGCACTGGATAAAGTATTCGCGCAGAATTATAAGTCAGATCCAGCTCTATCTTGGCAATACTTTGGAAGCTCTACTGGAATTATGCGACATTATCCAGGTAG CTATGCATTGGGTAGACAAAACAGAAATCAAGTACTTATTTGATTGTCGGATTCGCACCTGGTTTATTGAAGCCGCAACATGCACTAAAGACGTTGTTATTCTTATTGATAATTCCGGCTCTATGGacg gTATGGGCAAGCACATAGCTTCGCTCACAGCAAACAGCATCTTGGATACTTTCTCCAATAACGACTTCGTCAATGTAATGAACTACTCAGAAACCACAAATTATATAGTACCATGTTTTGAGAACAATCTGATTCAAGCCACCAAGGAAAATATCCACGTATTTAAAGACGCTATTGCCAGACTACTCCCAAATGGCAAGACTAAACTTGATCAGGCCTTGGAGAAGGCTTTTGGGCTGCTCAGCACG TATCGAGCTAGACGAGGATGTATCAATGAGAACAGCACCAAGTGTAACCAAGCTATAATGATATTAACAGACGGAGTTAATGCTAACTACAGTCAAACTGTGATGAAACACAACCATTTAAACGGGGGTGATAGCATTCCTGTTAGAATATTTACTTATCTCATTGGCCAGGAAGTCAGCAATGAGGAGGAGCTAAAGTGGATGGCTTGTGCTAATAGAG GCTTCTACACACATGTGCAATCATTAGAACAAGTTACAGCTTCAGTATTGCAATATATTTACGTTGTGGCTAGACCTCTGGTATTGCAAGGAGAAGATCATCCAGTTTCGTGGACTCATGCCTATGCAGATGTGACC TATGATGACAAAACTGACATGACCATAAATGAACCTTATAGGCTCTTAACTTCAGCAGCCATTCCGTGctttgatagaaaaattaataaaatgaacgATACTAGGACTGCGGAGCTGTTGGGCGTTGCTGGAACCGATGTTCCAATAGATGAGTTTAGAAAACTTACTCGTCCTTACAAG ATTGGGGTAAACGGCTATGCTTTCATTATCAGTAACAACGGTTACGTCTTGATGCATCCAGCATTGAGGCCTGTTTTTGAAGgaactgaaaaagaaaactatAACAGCATAGATTTAACTGAAGTAGAGCAGCACGCTGGTGATAGTCTACCTCGTCAGATGAGTGAAACTGTGCTACAACTTCGGTCAGCATTAGTTGGTGGTTTGGAAGGCAGTATTCATAACATTTTACTCAGTTACCACTTTGATGACAATAGAAGGGTATCAGAGGAAACCTATGACTATTACTACACACATTTAGACAAATCTCCCTTTTCACTTGCTATTGCCATCCCCAATCGTTACGGGAACTACTCTTTAGATGTAGGGGATGAGATTCAGAAGAATAGACATACTGGGGAAAATCTTACGTCGTTTTTCAAGGGCAAATGGAAAGTGCACCCTAAATG GGTGTATTGCAGATATCATTATTTAGAGGGACATGAATTTAAAACCCCCGAGGAGGAACTTATTCACTTTTTGGGGAAAATGTATGACATGGACTTTAAATGGGAGCGTCAATATGAAACTCCGGATTCAGAAGAAGACATTTTGGATAAGG ttgaatgtggcaggAAAACTCTGGAAGATGACGACTATTACTGCGATAAACAGCTAGTACAACGACTCATATTCGATGCCCGGAACACATATGAACCTTTTAAGGAGAGATGGACATTCCAATCAACGTcagaaaagaatttatttgataagTACAATGTCACTCTTAGATTTGTAGCCACCATGAGCGGCCTTACGAGATGGGACTACATTTATGACGATTACGCTAAATCCAAGACAAAAGGAAA AGAGTTCGGCGACCTGAATCCCAGGGCCATAGACGAAAGATGGTACAAAAGTGCGGTACTACAACATCAATATGACACAGAATCCTTTGTCTATTCCGTACCGTTTGTTGGTGGTAATGACACGCTTGTAACTGGAAGTTACGCAATATTTGCTAAAGATGCAGGGATTGAAGCCCCAGGATCTGTAGTGGGGTTCCAATTCTCTCAAGCCAATCTACAGGCCAAATTCCTGGAAGTATCTACAAGACCCTCA AATCAGTGCTTTAATAAATGTAAGAAATGCGGGGAACAACTGGTGTGTTACGTAGTTGACAGTTCTGGCTATGTCATAGTGTCAGAATCAAATGACACTGGTAAGTTTTTTGGAGAAATCGAAGGAGACATTTTCGCCTCTATGCTCAGGGAGAAAATCTTTATTATGAAGACGCTTTATGATTACCAGGCCTTGTGTATTTTAAATAGTACTGACGAAGCTAGTTCTAGCACTCGCATTGCTACT CCAATTTCTGTTTTGACATCAGTAATCCAGTGGATTCTGCTCAGGATATTTCACACTATTACAGAGCTGagtttttttcaagttatagAACCTTTTGTGACTTTTGCCCAGGAGATTATTGATAATGAATATCAAAAAGATGACGATGCTGAAGTAGAGAATGAGAACGAGGAAGAAAATGATGATGAAAAGCATAGTAATGAAGATCACGAAGATGAAGACGGAGACGATGATGAAGAAGTCGACGAGACATCCCCTGTTGTCAATCCCgcaaacaaacttttttcctgTGAAAATAGAATCAACTTGTTCATCTTGCAACAATCTCTTTTCATTAAAGACAACTTTCATGGAGAGTTGATAGCTGTGGACCG GAAATATTATGTAAAACGCATACCCAATAGCAACTTGATATTCGTCGCTGCAGATGTCCAAACGAAAGGAGTTGTGAAACCACGGTTTACAACAAACCCTGAAAGAATATCGAAAATTCCTGTGTGGACTTATGAAGAGATGAATGATACTCTTTTGCCTTGCcagaaattatatttgaacTCTCTTCCGCGAAGGAGACTCAGTGGATGTTATAATGAACACTATTTG GAATATGAAATTGAATCTTGCGGGAGGGCATCACCAATGACTCCAATAACAttaagtttagttttttttctcactatcttaaattttatcaCAATGATGTAA